The following coding sequences are from one Candidatus Nitrohelix vancouverensis window:
- a CDS encoding transketolase family protein — protein MIDGATRDGYGEALLELGEANQQVVVLDSGVSDSTRTKKFGDKYPNRFFNMGISEGDMVCTAAGLATTGKIPFATSFACFLLGRSMDQTLVSVAYSNTNVKLVGTHSGIAVGEDGPSAQMIVDMAYTRAIPNMVVIQPADWEEARQATKALAEYTGPAYLRLGRAKLKGIYDSSYKFEIGKASVVREGSDVVIFATGGMVQESLLAIEAIGGNPSVTLVNVASIKPLDEKMIIEQASKHKAVITAEDHNFIGGLGDAVGEVLLRNRIHKPVERIAVKDQFAETGSGAQLYEKYGLSSSHIVSALKSILD, from the coding sequence ATGATTGACGGCGCAACAAGAGATGGGTATGGAGAGGCTTTGCTGGAACTGGGCGAGGCGAATCAGCAGGTGGTGGTTTTGGATTCTGGAGTCAGCGACAGCACGCGAACCAAGAAATTCGGCGACAAATATCCCAATCGCTTCTTCAATATGGGCATCAGCGAAGGCGATATGGTTTGTACGGCGGCAGGTCTGGCAACGACGGGTAAGATTCCATTCGCTACCAGCTTCGCTTGCTTTCTTTTGGGACGCAGTATGGACCAGACTCTGGTCAGCGTGGCTTATTCCAACACCAATGTGAAACTTGTTGGAACGCATTCCGGAATCGCCGTTGGTGAGGATGGGCCGAGCGCTCAGATGATCGTTGATATGGCCTACACTCGTGCAATACCGAATATGGTCGTCATTCAACCTGCGGACTGGGAAGAGGCGCGTCAGGCAACCAAAGCCTTGGCTGAATACACGGGGCCTGCGTATTTGCGTTTGGGACGCGCCAAGCTCAAGGGGATTTACGATTCGTCCTATAAATTTGAAATTGGCAAGGCCAGCGTGGTACGCGAAGGGTCAGATGTGGTCATTTTCGCAACGGGCGGAATGGTGCAAGAGTCCTTACTGGCGATAGAAGCGATCGGTGGCAATCCGAGCGTCACTCTGGTGAATGTCGCATCGATCAAGCCTCTGGATGAGAAAATGATTATTGAACAGGCGTCAAAGCACAAGGCGGTGATCACTGCCGAGGATCATAATTTCATCGGCGGTCTGGGCGACGCAGTCGGCGAAGTTTTGTTGCGAAACAGAATTCACAAGCCGGTTGAGAGAATCGCCGTGAAAGACCAGTTCGCTGAAACGGGGTCGGGCGCTCAGTTGTATGAGAAGTACGGTTTGTCTTCAAGTCATATCGTTTCTGCTTTGAAGTCGATTCTGGACTGA
- a CDS encoding DUF1566 domain-containing protein, producing the protein MTTSERFIENPNGIIADSREKKQWLPKDSKQDLGDWKTYDEIAGYIQIMRQVYAGGHADWRMPTLDEAKKFYDASLTHKDFEGKDIHIDPKFVVGCAYWMWTSDLNDEGKAARLNLRNGEVDYKDKSEKNLNSTRLVRNA; encoded by the coding sequence ATGACCACTTCAGAACGATTTATTGAAAATCCAAATGGAATCATCGCCGACTCGCGCGAAAAAAAGCAGTGGCTCCCAAAAGATTCGAAGCAGGATCTGGGGGACTGGAAAACCTACGATGAAATCGCGGGATATATTCAGATCATGCGTCAGGTCTACGCCGGGGGACACGCAGATTGGCGCATGCCAACGCTTGACGAAGCGAAAAAATTCTACGACGCCTCACTGACACATAAAGATTTCGAAGGCAAGGACATCCACATCGACCCCAAATTTGTCGTCGGGTGCGCTTACTGGATGTGGACCAGCGACCTGAACGACGAGGGCAAGGCGGCGCGATTGAATCTGAGAAACGGAGAAGTCGATTACAAGGACAAGAGCGAAAAAAACCTCAATTCCACACGGCTCGTTCGCAACGCATAA
- a CDS encoding anthranilate synthase component I family protein, which produces MLICPTPEEFKKLSDQSPYVPVVGVIQAPQAALDRIYQELYAREAVSFLFESGKGPEEISRFSFLGSCSGRQVTIKNKRASLQYPGQNAPQEIEIDEAMRLLNFNDAAKTPEYAPHFWGGWIGFAGYEAGGIFETLPDDKGSADDLSDLFFAETFQFLRFDHKTKELKIIVAVESGNPDQSYESAVSELNRIENRIRALPSSCDLPAEDASLSTEEAPKEFLSNMTQTQYMECVRRAKNYIEEGDVYQVNLAQRFETETEQDPISLYRRLWKVNPSPFSGIFNFPEATLISSSPERLVKLEGDWIETRPIAGTRPRGKTEQEDHSLSAELLLNEKEKAEHLMLVDLERNDLGRLCLPGQVSVTDLMFLEQYSHVTHIVSNIRGKLKPGTSLKEILTAVFPGGTITGCPKIRCMEIINELEPCARGPYSGSFGYIGFSRHMDLNIIIRSVLIQDKRASFHVGAGIVADSDPETEYAETLSKAGAMMEALSTLAKETS; this is translated from the coding sequence ATGCTCATTTGTCCAACGCCAGAAGAATTCAAAAAACTGAGCGATCAATCACCCTATGTTCCGGTGGTTGGCGTCATTCAGGCGCCCCAAGCCGCGCTTGACAGGATTTATCAGGAACTTTATGCAAGGGAAGCCGTTTCGTTTTTATTTGAAAGCGGCAAAGGCCCCGAAGAAATTTCGCGTTTTTCTTTCCTGGGCTCCTGTTCCGGCAGACAAGTAACGATTAAAAACAAACGCGCATCCCTTCAGTATCCCGGACAAAACGCTCCTCAGGAAATTGAGATTGATGAAGCCATGCGCCTGTTGAATTTCAACGATGCGGCGAAAACGCCTGAATACGCTCCGCATTTCTGGGGTGGCTGGATCGGTTTCGCCGGATACGAAGCGGGAGGAATCTTTGAAACCCTGCCAGATGACAAGGGGAGCGCCGATGACTTGTCCGATCTGTTTTTCGCCGAAACGTTCCAGTTCTTGCGATTCGACCACAAAACGAAGGAACTGAAAATCATCGTCGCCGTCGAGTCAGGCAATCCAGATCAATCCTATGAATCGGCGGTCTCTGAATTAAACAGGATCGAAAACAGAATCCGCGCCCTGCCCTCGTCTTGCGACTTGCCAGCCGAAGACGCTTCGCTATCGACTGAAGAGGCGCCAAAAGAATTCCTGTCGAATATGACACAGACGCAGTATATGGAATGCGTACGCCGCGCCAAGAACTATATCGAAGAGGGCGATGTGTACCAGGTCAACCTCGCACAACGCTTCGAAACGGAAACCGAGCAAGATCCGATCTCCCTGTATCGTCGTTTGTGGAAGGTCAACCCCTCCCCTTTCTCGGGAATTTTTAATTTTCCTGAAGCGACCCTCATCAGCTCTTCACCGGAACGACTTGTCAAGCTTGAAGGGGACTGGATCGAAACCCGACCCATCGCCGGAACGCGTCCGCGCGGCAAAACCGAACAAGAGGATCATTCCCTGTCGGCAGAATTGTTATTGAATGAAAAAGAAAAGGCCGAACATCTGATGCTGGTCGATCTGGAGCGCAACGATCTGGGGCGTCTCTGTCTGCCCGGCCAGGTGAGCGTGACGGATCTGATGTTTCTGGAGCAGTATTCACACGTCACCCATATCGTTTCGAATATAAGAGGCAAACTGAAACCGGGGACTTCGCTCAAGGAAATTCTCACCGCCGTTTTTCCCGGCGGCACCATCACGGGATGCCCCAAGATTCGTTGCATGGAAATCATCAATGAACTGGAACCCTGCGCCCGCGGCCCCTATTCCGGCTCGTTTGGCTACATTGGTTTTTCACGACACATGGATTTGAATATCATCATCCGATCCGTTCTCATTCAAGACAAGCGCGCCAGCTTTCATGTCGGCGCGGGAATCGTCGCCGATTCGGACCCGGAAACAGAGTACGCCGAAACCTTGTCTAAAGCCGGCGCCATGATGGAAGCCTTGAGCACACTGGCAAAAGAAACCTCATGA
- a CDS encoding response regulator — protein MSDIEERVTAAEILKVVPITRKTLWLWQKKYKFFPDPQKEAHPGGKGIVGYYPAWVKERCKKVYALQKQGHTIKMIQDILEKEISEKSTKKILIVDDEVKFTNLLKNYFDKNGFLTETAYDGLEAGLKAAEFKPSIIILDLALPGLSGIKVCQKLRQNPTVKNAKVIVVSGDLRYSEADILEAGADQYFSKPVDFTQLLESCEKYVSSPLE, from the coding sequence ATGAGTGATATCGAAGAAAGAGTGACTGCGGCGGAAATATTAAAGGTGGTTCCGATAACAAGGAAAACCTTATGGCTATGGCAAAAGAAATACAAGTTTTTCCCTGATCCGCAGAAAGAGGCTCACCCTGGAGGGAAGGGGATCGTCGGCTACTATCCCGCATGGGTCAAGGAGCGTTGCAAGAAAGTGTATGCCTTGCAGAAGCAGGGGCACACGATCAAAATGATTCAGGATATTCTAGAGAAGGAAATTTCTGAAAAATCTACGAAAAAAATATTGATCGTTGACGATGAAGTGAAGTTCACCAATTTGCTGAAAAACTATTTTGATAAGAATGGATTTTTGACGGAAACTGCGTACGACGGTCTTGAGGCGGGCCTCAAAGCCGCCGAGTTCAAACCCTCTATCATTATCCTTGATCTCGCATTGCCTGGGCTGAGTGGAATCAAAGTCTGCCAGAAGCTGAGACAAAACCCCACGGTGAAGAATGCGAAGGTGATTGTCGTTTCCGGCGATCTGCGTTATTCAGAAGCCGATATTCTGGAAGCGGGGGCCGATCAATATTTTTCAAAGCCGGTAGATTTCACCCAGTTGCTTGAATCCTGCGAAAAATACGTATCATCTCCGCTGGAATAA
- a CDS encoding transketolase produces the protein MDTQELTKLEDLAKTLRRKILTVIHRAGSGHPGGSLSAIDLVTALYFGNIMKYDPANPKDPGRDRFLLSKGHASAMFYCVLAQAGYFPENDLVDYRKINSKLFLSGHPHPKTPGVEIASGSLGQGLSVGHGIALGLKESFPDSRVYVVMGDGELQEGQVWEAAMSAAKFKSSNLIAIVDNNKVAQDNITKDLKDLEPLEDKWASFGWDVLRIDGHDMGQIMDALSKPVAKDKPRVIIADTIKGKGVSFMEGKTAWHGVAPSDEDFSKALAELA, from the coding sequence TTGGACACACAAGAATTGACGAAACTGGAAGACCTCGCAAAAACTTTGCGAAGGAAAATTTTGACTGTCATTCATCGGGCTGGCTCCGGTCACCCTGGCGGCAGTCTGTCTGCGATCGATTTGGTGACGGCGCTGTATTTCGGAAATATCATGAAATATGATCCTGCCAATCCGAAAGATCCTGGAAGAGATCGTTTCCTCTTAAGCAAGGGACACGCCTCTGCGATGTTTTATTGTGTACTGGCTCAAGCGGGATATTTCCCTGAAAACGATCTGGTCGATTATAGAAAGATCAATAGTAAATTATTTCTATCGGGTCATCCGCACCCGAAAACGCCTGGCGTTGAGATTGCGTCTGGCAGTCTGGGGCAGGGCTTGAGCGTGGGACACGGCATCGCTTTGGGATTGAAAGAGTCTTTTCCTGACAGCCGGGTTTACGTTGTCATGGGCGACGGAGAATTGCAGGAAGGGCAGGTCTGGGAAGCGGCGATGTCTGCGGCCAAATTCAAAAGCTCCAACCTGATTGCGATTGTCGATAACAACAAAGTGGCTCAGGACAATATAACGAAGGACCTGAAAGACCTCGAACCTTTGGAAGATAAGTGGGCGTCTTTTGGATGGGACGTCCTGCGGATTGACGGTCATGATATGGGACAAATCATGGACGCATTGAGCAAGCCGGTCGCGAAGGATAAGCCGCGTGTCATTATTGCCGACACGATAAAAGGCAAGGGCGTGAGCTTCATGGAAGGCAAGACAGCCTGGCATGGCGTGGCTCCATCAGATGAAGATTTTAGCAAGGCTTTAGCAGAGTTAGCGTAA
- a CDS encoding TolC family protein, with amino-acid sequence MIATLLVPALSFADSLPLSLKEAVFGTLNSNISIAVEGFNTKIKKEAVKDSESEFDPTIGMELTSQEQTIQSAVAGTSTDKGRNQDTAWNLSLSQKLVTGAEYSLEFNNGINKTNSPNSGLNPSYDAELQLDFTQPLLKNFGIDTNKRNIYIANNDVNISEFGFRDKVISVISDVENIYWDLVFSIEDLRVKQTSLGRAKDLERRVKAQVDVGTLAPLEILQAKSEVASREQLLVSAEDLITDNEDKLKNTLNLTFLGIEGDKKITPVDAPVFFEKLDLNVDEAIKESLLSRPDYLAKRKELENKRILVQYNENQIYPSLDLVASLGLNGLAGDAKPITRFSGGTVTSQFDGGYGESLSNMFSSEYFLWKFGVQLSYPLGNKSAESQLTSARLESAQLLMDLKDLERQITVEVREAARQVKTDIKRVEAARVARKLAEEKLDAEEQKFAVGLSTSFNVLEFQEDLAEEQSNEIKSLTDLNKSRINLRKAMATTLDEYGIKLSETE; translated from the coding sequence ATGATTGCCACACTGCTGGTCCCGGCCCTGTCATTCGCCGACTCTCTTCCCCTGAGTTTAAAGGAAGCCGTATTTGGTACCTTGAACAGCAATATTTCCATCGCCGTTGAAGGCTTCAATACAAAAATCAAAAAGGAAGCCGTAAAAGACTCCGAGTCGGAATTCGACCCTACCATTGGCATGGAACTGACCTCTCAAGAACAAACGATCCAAAGCGCCGTCGCTGGCACCTCCACAGACAAAGGCAGGAATCAAGACACCGCCTGGAATCTTTCCTTGAGCCAGAAGCTGGTCACTGGCGCGGAATACAGCCTGGAATTTAATAACGGGATCAACAAAACCAATTCGCCCAACTCTGGACTCAACCCCAGCTACGACGCTGAGTTGCAATTGGATTTCACGCAACCCCTGCTGAAAAATTTTGGCATCGACACCAACAAGAGAAATATTTATATCGCCAACAACGACGTCAATATTTCAGAATTTGGTTTCAGGGACAAAGTCATCAGCGTCATCAGCGATGTTGAGAATATTTACTGGGATCTGGTTTTCAGTATTGAAGATTTGCGCGTCAAGCAAACCTCGTTAGGACGCGCCAAAGATCTGGAGCGGCGCGTCAAGGCTCAAGTCGATGTTGGAACGCTCGCACCTCTCGAAATTTTACAGGCCAAGTCCGAAGTCGCATCGCGCGAGCAACTGCTCGTCAGCGCCGAGGACCTGATCACCGATAATGAAGACAAATTAAAGAACACACTGAACCTGACATTCCTCGGCATCGAGGGAGATAAAAAGATCACTCCTGTAGACGCGCCAGTTTTTTTCGAAAAACTCGATCTCAATGTCGACGAAGCCATCAAGGAATCGCTATTGAGTCGCCCCGATTATCTGGCCAAACGCAAAGAGTTGGAGAACAAACGTATTCTGGTTCAGTACAATGAGAACCAAATCTACCCATCGCTCGATCTGGTCGCCAGCCTGGGCCTCAATGGTCTTGCCGGCGACGCCAAACCAATCACCCGCTTCAGCGGCGGAACCGTGACCAGCCAGTTCGACGGCGGTTATGGCGAATCCCTGTCAAACATGTTTTCCAGCGAATACTTCCTGTGGAAATTTGGCGTTCAACTCAGCTACCCGCTGGGCAACAAATCGGCGGAAAGCCAGCTCACATCAGCTCGCCTGGAATCAGCGCAATTGTTGATGGATTTAAAGGACCTCGAACGTCAGATCACGGTTGAAGTCCGAGAGGCCGCACGCCAGGTCAAAACCGATATCAAGCGTGTTGAAGCCGCCAGGGTCGCGCGCAAACTGGCTGAGGAAAAACTCGACGCGGAAGAGCAGAAATTTGCCGTCGGCCTGTCCACCAGTTTCAATGTTCTTGAATTTCAGGAAGACCTTGCAGAAGAACAAAGCAACGAGATCAAATCCCTGACCGATTTGAACAAATCCCGCATCAACCTGCGAAAAGCCATGGCCACGACTCTGGATGAGTATGGAATCAAATTAAGCGAAACCGAGTGA
- a CDS encoding FtsX-like permease family protein, whose amino-acid sequence MLIWGLFKMSLRSLSANKLRTFLTALGIIIGVASVISMISIGEASRQKTLDTISKFGTNIVTVKPGLKKTRHVSTDKVDTLTLEDAEAIEQQISGITGAAAQVYRSAQLKFGNRNSNSTVRGTGHHYARLANFILERGRYFSEQEVRSARRIAVLGATVVNNLFPDTDPIGETIKVDGNSYLIIGITEAKGSMSWFDPDDQIFIPVTTAQKRLFGMDSVQSIDVQSESIDGMDQVIKDIEELMRRRHNIAEGKEDDFYVQNSSQFLNSWGDAAKSFTYLLGGIAAISLMVGGIGIMNIMLVSVTERTREIGIRMAIGAKRGEIREQFLIESILISFIGGAIGVALGVGISKLVSDMGGWDTIVSIKTIALAFGFSVCVGVFFGFYPANKAAKMNPIEALRYE is encoded by the coding sequence ATGTTGATCTGGGGTCTGTTCAAAATGTCCCTGCGCTCCCTCTCTGCCAACAAACTGCGCACCTTTTTGACCGCGCTTGGAATCATCATCGGCGTCGCGTCAGTTATCTCGATGATTTCCATCGGCGAAGCGTCGCGCCAGAAAACCCTCGACACCATTTCCAAATTCGGCACCAATATCGTCACCGTCAAACCCGGACTCAAAAAAACCCGTCACGTTTCTACGGATAAAGTCGACACCCTGACGCTGGAAGACGCCGAGGCGATTGAACAGCAGATCAGCGGCATCACCGGCGCGGCGGCGCAGGTCTATCGCTCGGCGCAATTGAAGTTCGGCAACAGAAATTCCAATTCCACCGTGCGCGGCACCGGACACCACTACGCCCGCCTCGCCAATTTCATTCTTGAGCGAGGGCGTTACTTCAGCGAACAGGAAGTTCGTAGCGCACGTCGCATCGCCGTACTCGGCGCCACCGTCGTCAACAACCTGTTCCCCGACACCGACCCGATTGGCGAAACCATAAAAGTCGACGGCAACAGTTACCTCATCATCGGCATCACCGAAGCCAAAGGTTCCATGAGCTGGTTCGATCCCGACGACCAGATTTTTATCCCCGTCACGACGGCGCAGAAGCGATTATTCGGTATGGACAGCGTCCAGTCCATTGACGTGCAGTCTGAAAGCATTGACGGCATGGATCAGGTCATCAAGGATATTGAGGAGTTGATGCGCCGCCGTCACAATATCGCCGAGGGTAAAGAAGATGATTTCTACGTCCAGAACTCGTCCCAATTCCTGAATAGCTGGGGCGATGCCGCAAAATCCTTTACTTATCTATTAGGTGGAATCGCCGCCATTTCCCTCATGGTTGGCGGCATCGGCATCATGAACATCATGCTGGTTTCGGTTACGGAACGCACACGCGAAATAGGGATTCGCATGGCCATCGGCGCGAAAAGAGGCGAAATTCGCGAACAGTTTTTGATAGAATCCATTCTGATCAGTTTCATCGGCGGCGCCATCGGAGTCGCGCTCGGAGTCGGCATTTCCAAACTGGTCTCCGATATGGGAGGATGGGACACCATCGTTTCCATCAAGACCATTGCCCTGGCGTTTGGCTTTTCCGTATGCGTGGGCGTTTTCTTTGGCTTTTATCCCGCCAACAAAGCGGCGAAGATGAATCCCATCGAAGCCTTGCGTTACGAGTGA
- a CDS encoding glyoxalase, producing MSLDAIGIACADIPKNLEFFELLGVKLKEVGGSGHFEGTTPSGVRIMLDSFELMRKINPEWKEPKGSGIVLCFLQDSPDRVDALYARITEAGFVGVTPPWDAFWGQRYASVQDPGGHQIDLFAPLES from the coding sequence ATGAGTCTTGATGCGATCGGAATCGCGTGTGCGGATATTCCCAAAAACCTGGAATTTTTTGAGTTGCTGGGCGTGAAACTGAAAGAGGTGGGCGGTTCCGGGCATTTTGAAGGAACAACGCCAAGCGGCGTGCGCATCATGCTGGATTCTTTTGAATTGATGAGGAAGATCAATCCCGAATGGAAGGAACCGAAAGGTTCAGGCATTGTATTATGCTTTTTGCAGGACAGCCCGGATCGGGTGGATGCTCTGTATGCCAGAATCACAGAGGCAGGCTTTGTGGGCGTCACCCCACCCTGGGATGCTTTTTGGGGGCAACGCTACGCTTCGGTTCAAGACCCGGGTGGTCATCAGATTGATCTGTTTGCGCCGCTGGAATCCTGA
- a CDS encoding ABC transporter ATP-binding protein, with translation MIEIEQLCKSYQMGPSIVAALDSVTFSIESGEFVAIMGPSGSGKSTLMNLLGCLDQPTSGIYRLEGREIQSLDLNQLADVRNQEIGFVFQNFNLLSRTSALENTELPLLYARTPHPREKALQALAKVGLADRVQHKPNELSGGERQRVAIARAIVNDPSLILADEPTGNLDTENGNEIMSLFHQLNREGVTIILVTHEPDIAQQARRIIQMRDGRITSDEAVKGRTAPC, from the coding sequence TTGATTGAAATCGAACAGCTTTGCAAATCCTATCAGATGGGGCCTTCAATTGTAGCGGCTCTGGACTCGGTGACGTTTTCCATTGAGAGCGGTGAATTTGTCGCTATCATGGGACCGTCCGGTAGCGGTAAATCGACGCTCATGAATCTGCTCGGGTGTCTGGATCAACCGACTTCGGGCATTTACCGTCTGGAGGGTCGGGAAATCCAGTCCCTCGACCTCAACCAGCTGGCGGATGTGCGCAATCAGGAAATCGGCTTCGTATTTCAAAATTTCAATCTCCTGTCGCGCACCAGCGCTTTGGAAAACACCGAATTGCCGCTCTTGTACGCGCGCACGCCGCATCCGCGGGAAAAAGCGCTCCAGGCCCTGGCCAAGGTAGGACTGGCGGATCGGGTACAGCACAAGCCCAACGAACTGTCTGGCGGCGAACGCCAGCGCGTCGCCATCGCCCGCGCGATCGTGAACGATCCTTCGCTGATTCTGGCGGACGAACCGACGGGTAATCTGGACACCGAAAATGGAAACGAAATCATGTCGTTATTTCATCAATTGAACCGCGAAGGCGTCACCATCATTCTGGTCACGCACGAACCGGACATTGCTCAGCAGGCCCGTCGCATCATCCAGATGCGGGACGGACGCATCACAAGCGATGAAGCCGTGAAAGGACGTACCGCGCCATGTTGA
- a CDS encoding efflux RND transporter periplasmic adaptor subunit, producing MKKAFLVTGALLLTGGLYFYISASADTSKDMKPEIEFKTADVIHDELVLKIAAKGVVEPNFQVEVKSKASGEVLEFPLNEGDQVIKGQPLIRLDKSDELRSVSLAEADLASSTANLRKAESSLRQIKAQYQTDIETAKSAVLAAQANLSESSDKLRRQSDLFKKKVVSQEALDSAETEFKVNQENLVQAKSKLNAKENLVHDISIREHEVELARAEVQRSEIALAEKNERLQETEIYAPIDGVIIEKLVEEGQIIASGISNVGGGTALANIADLSRMFIMADIDETDIGQVEPGQAVQITADAFLEKSFRGRVLRIAPQGVIESSITIFKVKIEILGEGKTVLKPKMTSNVDIIIDKVKDALYIPREAVRQKKGGSFVAILNDEGMPEEVPVTTGLNNPIHIEIKEGLNPGQKVVLGDWEKTLEEALASKDKGSTMRKILWMIRSR from the coding sequence ATGAAAAAAGCGTTCCTCGTAACCGGCGCCCTCCTGCTGACCGGCGGCCTGTATTTTTATATCAGCGCCTCGGCAGATACGTCGAAGGACATGAAGCCTGAAATCGAATTCAAAACGGCGGATGTCATCCACGATGAGTTGGTTCTTAAAATTGCCGCGAAGGGGGTTGTTGAGCCTAATTTTCAGGTGGAAGTCAAATCCAAAGCCAGCGGAGAGGTCCTTGAATTCCCTCTCAACGAAGGCGATCAGGTCATCAAGGGCCAGCCCTTGATTCGCCTCGACAAATCGGATGAATTGCGAAGCGTTTCGCTTGCCGAGGCCGATCTTGCCAGTTCAACCGCCAATCTGCGCAAAGCCGAATCCTCTTTACGGCAGATCAAGGCTCAATACCAGACAGATATCGAAACCGCCAAGTCAGCGGTTCTGGCGGCCCAGGCGAACCTGTCCGAGTCCAGTGATAAATTGAGAAGACAATCGGATTTATTTAAAAAGAAAGTCGTGTCCCAGGAAGCTCTCGATTCTGCCGAAACCGAATTCAAGGTGAATCAGGAAAATCTGGTTCAGGCCAAATCTAAGTTGAACGCCAAAGAAAATCTTGTGCACGACATCAGCATCCGCGAACATGAAGTGGAGCTGGCTCGCGCCGAGGTCCAACGCTCCGAAATCGCTCTGGCGGAAAAGAATGAACGCTTGCAGGAAACCGAAATTTACGCTCCCATCGACGGCGTCATTATCGAAAAACTGGTCGAAGAAGGACAGATCATCGCATCCGGCATCTCAAACGTCGGCGGCGGTACGGCTTTGGCGAATATTGCCGACCTGTCGCGAATGTTCATCATGGCGGATATCGACGAGACGGACATTGGACAGGTGGAACCCGGGCAAGCGGTGCAGATTACGGCGGACGCCTTTCTTGAAAAGTCGTTTCGCGGTCGCGTTCTTCGCATCGCCCCTCAAGGGGTGATCGAAAGCAGTATCACCATTTTCAAAGTGAAAATCGAAATCCTCGGAGAGGGCAAAACAGTCCTGAAACCCAAAATGACCTCCAATGTTGATATCATCATCGACAAGGTGAAGGATGCGCTCTACATTCCCAGAGAAGCGGTGCGCCAGAAAAAAGGCGGTTCCTTTGTCGCCATTCTCAACGATGAAGGCATGCCGGAGGAAGTCCCCGTTACGACGGGACTCAACAACCCGATCCATATAGAGATCAAAGAGGGATTGAATCCCGGACAAAAAGTGGTTCTTGGCGATTGGGAAAAAACGTTAGAGGAGGCGCTCGCATCTAAAGATAAAGGCTCGACCATGAGGAAAATACTCTGGATGATTCGTTCGCGGTGA